From the Populus nigra chromosome 13, ddPopNigr1.1, whole genome shotgun sequence genome, the window aagctgatatttaattacatagttaattataaccttaaaaaatttaaaattaactaaccttaattattttattaaatatatgagctcttaatttatatgaatcttaattaaattatttatatatgaatcttaatttatttactaaaaaatactatataatattttgattatcatttcatttttacTTGTGTTTCTTTAGTTTCGTTAACAACACAAATATCACGATACAAAATACAGGCAAATTATAGGCCACGTGTACAAATATCATCCTGGCATTAACTCTTAATGCTAGAAGTTTATTTGATGGAGACAATCTGGAATATTCTTTCACTTTGCtttgtttatttcttgattttccttttatttaattttatgatgctCCTGTATAACACATCCATTCAACATAAGGTATTAATAGTCTTGCACATTAACATCCTCAACTGTTGTGGGCGTGCCGGAGTGGTTATCGGGCATGACTAGAAATCATGTGGGCTCTGCCCGCGCAGGTTCGAATCCTGCCGCTCacgatttttgttttttcacgtTTTCATGCTATATTTCTTTTGGATCTCCAGAGGGAGACATAactttcatggatgattttttcaGCCCAAGTAAACAAAGGTACTATGGCTTTAGAAGCTACTGCATCATTAGCCACAATAATATTAcaggtaaaattaatttttatatatataaaaaaagatatttagatattgttggttttttttaaattaaaaaaatgtaggaATTGATCTGATGACTTGGTGGCTttaataaatccaaaaacaatctagataattggtaaaaatatagtttaagtcaaaataaatacttaaaatgaaaatttttttaataaatattgaaacaacaatatattgAATCGATTCAGGTAAATTCAAATTAACTCAAATTatgaaatcataataatttcatagaaacaaattatgaaacccgatttccaataaatttaatgttaaataatgaaactgaaaaaaaaatcaattaaaaaatctaaaaaaattaacagagtCAACTGAGGTAAACTTGTCAAACTCACGACCTAGATCATGAAACCAAGATAACTTAAAAGAAAGTAACTGagacaaattatgaaactcaattctcaatcaacctaatgttaaaagataaaattgaaaaaaaaattagttaaaaaagaacataaaaaataactcgagtcaaccagGTTTAACTCACCAAActtatgacccgagtcatgagataggaataaccttatagaaagtagactgaaacaaatcacgaaacctaattttcaatcaacataatattgaaggatgaaattgagtaaaaaaattaattagaaaaatagaaagaaaactcGAGTCAATCAAGTTAACGTGTTAAAATCGTAGTTTGGATTATAAGTATGAGATAaacttacaaaaattaaaatgaaaaaaattatgaactcaATCTCAATAAATCTCATATTGaaagatataattgaaaaaaaaatattcaagtaaaTAGTGATATATAAGGAAGTGTGCAATGATAAATTATCCtcctcctttagttttttttttaaaattattaatgttaatcTATTTAGCACACTTTATACTTATTCCAATTTCTAAAAACATTCTCATATCTCATACCCAAACCTTTCACATTCCTTGTCACCCATGTCTTGTTCAATTACCATTTTGCACCAAATCAAATGCTACAATTAATAGGAATTAGAGGGTTAGCCATGAATAGAATTCAAGCcattcataataaaaatcttaCGAGTTTTCTCATGTGGATAGTCTACCTTTGCAGAAaagtcaatttaatattgatgtgcaacaattaattcaaaataccTTTAACcacatgaaaaaagatataaaaattaatgccTTTAACAACCGAAATGTCCATATTAGTTacaattattttgtaaaataagcATTCAAGAGGAAAGAAATGTATTCAACGGATAAAGCCTACATTCCAAAAATGTTCTCCTAGAATATTTTacccctaaaaattaggagtgtttgaaaatataattaaaataaaaaaaaatatcgtttgaaaatagaattaaaatatattgctTGAgctcaaaaacaatttaaaggcCAGCGAGAGGAggggaaataaagaaaaatggaagCGCTAGAAGGAGGGCTTGAACCTCCGACCTTGTGGTTAACAGCCACACGCTCTAGCCAACTGAGCTATTCCAGCTGCTTGAAATGCTAACAACTTTACATTAATATATACAGATTCACAGACAAGGTTTCTGGACGGTTTATGGCTTCTCTTGAACAATCCGAAGGAAAACAAAGTTTCTGAACGGTTATTTAGCTATATTCTCACTCTTTTTATCCAATAATTGCAgctcgtttttattttttttattattattctcatcaattttctttttgcttctttcttatTCAAAAGCCATCAACATGGCATGTCTCGAATGGAAGGTGTATAGCATAAAGAagcagaataaaaaatcaaacttttaacTTCAAAAGCTGAGTAAAGGGGGAAAATACCACTAGTACTCGCTGCAGGAGAGACATTTCTAAGGGGAAGAAGTTGCTTGAATGGAAACTTTCATTGAAGTCATGATCTGGGGTCTCAAGTGGAGATGAACTAAATCAGTAAAATCCAGTCATGCTGCAATTCTAACATGGGAGATCTAATCTAGCACCAAAACTACTGCTAGCAAGCTGCGGCATCCTTCGCATGAGTGTACTATACTGAATGGAGTATTGCATAGCAAGCATTTGAAGTGCGATGTGCTCCGTGAAATACAGATTAACAAAGTGATCTGTTTAATCAAACACAGTGCGAAGGAGTGTGTGCATGTGGAGAATCAATACATTTACAAAAACGAATAAGTGAAATACCGTATGCTTATGTAGATTGTGTTTGATTCTTGAAAAAatgaagggaagaaaaaacacGAGACAAGAATAAAAATCCCATCTTTGGAAATCTAGGAGAAACTAGAGGAATAAATAATTCTATACATGCCTAAAATGGAAGTTGGCTTCTGTTCTTCTTAGAAactttttgattgaattttcCAAAGATTCATGAAAGTTCGGAAGGAGAAACCCAAACTAAGGGAATCCCAAGTTTTTTCCTCTCCCCctctcattgaaaaaaataaaaaaagaaaaggattctagGCACAGGAATGGTGTTCCAAGTTCTGCAAGATGAACGCTCAAGTGCTAGACAGGAGAAAGACACCTTTAAATAGCAAGAGAACCACatgtaacacaaaccaaaaGGAAGCCAGCAGGCATAGCGAATGAAAATCcacataaaaactaaatgaaaatccAAATAATAACAGGAGAAAGACACATTTAAATAGCAAGAGAACCACTATCTTGATGTAAGCAATATTGAACCCCCCGCCTCAAAACCTCTTCTTCTTGAGGCACTATTTGCCATGAACATTAGGAACATATTCATCAGGAATACGAGAAACACTGTTCACCATTAATATTGTCTTGCCAAGACAGTGGAGAGGAATCAAGGTGATACATAGATTTACAAACAGGAAAACTATAATAGTGGTGGTATCTACCTCAGAATCTGATATGGACAAAGGGATACTCCTTAGGTAAAGTTGAACGTCCATCTAATAATGATTTGAAGGATAATCAGCTAGAATGACATTACTCAGCATTCTACAAATACATCTAAGAGTCACAATTTTAAATAGCATTATGATAAAAAAGGCTAGGGCACCCATTTAGGGTCATGtggtcttttttttatacagCATGAAACATGTGTGCAAGTCCTGCAGCAATAATTGTAAGACACCAGTTAATGTAAGCATTACTAATATTATTTAGTTTCAACAGATTTTAGTCTACCCGATGAGCTTTCCACTTTCTCAGAAGTTCCTCATACAAAATTGGCTTCTTCTCCTCAGTAAGCATCTGTTTCAACTTTGATAATGACGAAGAGGTCAACTTGATTCCCTTTTCAATCATAACCTCGGCATACTTTACTGCTTCTGGAACCATATGATGATAGCGGAGCTCAACAACCAACATATTTCCAGCCTCTTCCAAGTCTGATTCACCATAATTCTCCATCATGCATTTCCACACTTTTATAGCCATATAAGGTTCCTTCGAATCCATATATGCCTTAATAGCAGCATTGCAATTTGCTTTGTTAGGAAAGAATTCATTCTTGATCATCTCGTTGAGCACAAATGATGCCTCCTTCAACTTTTTATACTTAATCAAGTATTGGAACAGCACATTATATGTTTGTGAGTCAGGGAACACTCCATTATAAATCATCTCATCCAAAAACTTGTTCGCTATATCAGTTTGGTTATCATAACAATGTATAGCAATCATCAAATTATACAGCTGAATATCAGGCCTAAACCCAACCCTTGCCACCAATGTCTCCCAAATCAACATAGCCGCTCTAACATCATTACACTTCAAGCACTCTTCAAGTGCTAGTCTAAAAAACTTTACCCCAGGAAAACAGCCCCTATCCTTCATCGTGTCAAAATGCTTCATCGCCTCGCGCAACCCATCATACCCCATAAGCAAAGTACTCAGAAACGTATCATATGCCGGAACATTCCTTGGATCCCAACCAACCATGCTCACCATATCTGCAAAAGTCGTTCTCGCACTAGCCACATTCATTTCCTTTTCCCACCCCTCTAATAAAATCGCATATGAATCAGCATCAGGTAAAATCCTATTCTTTGCCACATGTAAAAACTCAACAGCATCAAAAGTTCTACCTTCTCGACAAATAGCACTTAACAAAGAATTCAAAGCAACAACATTTCGAGTACAACCATATTGATCCATAACTTCAAAAGTCATAATAGCTTCTTTAACTCTATCAACAATAACATAACTACTAAAAACTGAAGCAAAAGTAGCTAAAGAAACCAAGTTTTCTCTTTTCATAGACTTAATAGCACCCCACATAGCATCAAACATAGAATTCTTACCTAAAAGATCAACAACAAGATTCCAAGAATAAGGACTATGTTTGTCATTAAGTTGCAAGCCAGCCCATCTGAAGAACTTGACAGCTGAGCCAGGTGAAGAATAAGACAATTTAAGAACTTGTTCTACATCGGTTTGTTTAACACGTATAACAGTGGCATCAAGAACTGATTCCACATTATGAGAAGGTGTGTTTGCTATGATTTCACAGAGGAGTTTGATTGTTGGTGGGAGATTTGGGGTTTCAAGATAAGATTGGAAAGAGGGTTTCTTGCTTATTGAGGAAGAGGAGGGAGAGTGATGGTGGCGGTGTTTTCTGATGAGGCCTTGGTTAAGGTCATTATTGAGTTGTCTCTTCTTGCTGTTGCTGGCCATCGATATTTGACAGAGAAGAAAGAAGGGTTTGCCTCTCTGGTAAGACTTTGCAGAGTCGAGGGGTTTTTTCCTATTTATCatttttccaatttcttttatatCGGCTTAATAAAGGAAAGGGAAAATTACTAAAAGTCGTATAATTtactagttttttatatttaaaaaaaaatataatttacataattataaaatagattaaattataaaataatttagaatataaattattacacatacatcaaagttttaaaataaattaaattaaaaaataatttagaatgtAAAATATCatgtatataataaattttaaaatataaatcgtaattttttaaaacacaataaaataaatataaaaatgattaaatcatgggatgtttaaataaattttgttaattatttctaTCAATATAGTaagtatcattttttaaaacaaaaatgatttaattattagttaatttttatatgaattaaattCGGTTTAGAGATatgagaatttaaattttaaattaaaaaatttaaatttaatttttgaatagaGTGTTCACGAATGATTTTTACCTTTGGATTTATTTAAAAGCTCAAAGGATTGTTTGGATAtggttttttaatgaaaaaaatacaatatttttatattaagccCATGTCTCGTTTGAATTTGATGCGATTATCCAGATTCCAACAAGCAATGAAATATACGATGCATAAACAACACACCATCTATGCATATGACACgttatctttatatataatttttttttaaaaaaataagtcaaacaCGAGCCAAAATGAGCCTAGACAGAGCTGGGAATCATTAGTTTTTAGATATGGTTTATGACCAATTTggtttaagatttaaattttaaattttgatcagGTTATCAggttattcaatttaattttaaaaataaaataatgttattttagtaataaaaaaaaaccaggttTTGACCAAGTCTTGTCAGGTCGCCGGTCAACTCGCGAGGTTAcaccaggtttttttttcccctgttttttcttcaatcttgTCCAATTCCAGTCTCGGATCGACCAAGTCCCGAGTTGACCTGTCGGGCTgggtttttaaattatgttaggCATGCCCGCCTagactctagttttttttttgtcatattattattattatttatttttcaatgctttattgtgttggattttttttacttttgttatTCATATgagttttttcatgttattttatttaatatctcaCACGTGATATTTTTACAATGAAATTGTAGATTTAAAAGCATATTAAACTAGTTAATATGTTTATGtaacctttttattattaataatttgtaattgtttttcaaaaaaccatAACGGGAAATTATTAATGCATAtgtataatttaaaactttaaactatgatttttttttctaaaaataataccaccattaaataatattaaatgattttgaaaaaataattacaaagaatatttcaaacaaaactTGGATAACACATTAAGTTTCAaggataaaatagttttttttatatattttaatttaattgttatttcCTGTGTGTTATCTTCTACTATCACTATCACTTCAGATGTTCCATGAATAAAATGAAACAACaagaaattatttgtttttgtattttaaaaaaataaaaatttttaattttttttactttaaataattttttaatatttttatattattttaatatgttgatgtcaaaaatattttttaaaaaataaaaaatatattattttaatttaatttttaataaaaaatattttaaaaaataattattatcatatccTCAAATACTCCCTGAATATTGTGGGAAAAAGGGTAACAAAAATCATTGTGCATGCTTTTCACAtttcatatgtatttattgtgataaatgtttttcattttgattcctaaatttttttttaaccaattgcATCCTTTTCATACTTAAATTGAAGTGCAATTGCTTTAAATTTATTGACCAAAAACAAGATTGAAAGAATGATGACTAGAGtgataaaagaagagaagataggtgacaaatttaaaattggataaaaaagttcactttgatccttttacttttcaaattataaatgtttgGTCTCTTGAGTttttagaaatttgattttggtCTAACATcttatttcctttatttttcaatattttatttgagaaatgaGAAAGAAACTGATTGGATTCtggttataaagaaaaaaaaatataaattaacatcaattgtaagtataaaaaaaattaattttagcatCAATAAGTTATATTTAACCGATGAGAGTTTATCATAAGTATCCTTTTGTCTTAGATGGTAAATATAtgcttgaaaagtttttttaaaattttggattgattttagatttttaagtatattttttaatttttttatatcacatacatatttatatttatcaagatgttttataggtttttttaaatcaaatatgagTTCTTAGGTAAACAAACCATTAGCCCATATAAAAGTAGCCAGTATGTCatctaactttattttttttcaaaaactttttggGGCGGATGACTCATTCCCCCGCTGCCATATAAAGAAATGCTCATATgtgtgagtttttttaaaatgtgctAAGTGTACGAGGGCTAGCagcgccttttttttttaaattgcattttttttatatcctttttaatgtgtattttttaaaaatattttttaatttatatttaaattaatattcatttttagattttttttagttttttaacagttgtttttttttattttatatctttttagcATCTCAAAAAGATTActctaattcatttataattttttatatattttatacaaataaaatttattttaaaaaataaaaaatatttatttctagataatatttctaatatgtttaaCTTTGCATGATATGTTTCTCTCTTTGGTTTTATGTAATCGATTTAATGtgtatctaattttattatcattttattaaataaaaattgattttaaaaaacaaagtcattAAACATAATACCTAGattcatatttatttcttaatttttataattttgtctctagttatcattaatgatttttatttatttattgatataaatggttcttattttatttaattagatgtatgtatagactttttaatttatatttatgattatatatgcaaaaaacacattgaaaaaacccatatattctattgtttttattaaaaaaacttatttaaccACATTGAAGTCAGTTCAAATAgctatttgttttctaatttataacAAGTATCATctttaaattaatcattttattaatcaaaactaaattatattttcaagaaaagaatTTAATTGTATCCTTATAATTAACTTTTATGAACGTATTGTatgaaattctaattaattaaattcttggTGAAATGATGATCCTAAAACATTAACTAATTTCaattgtaaattttataataagaaGTCATTACTCATTAAAATGTACCAGgtaattttatttgttcttaGCTGCgagttgaataatttttttaataaaaataaaatgcaactcgatatattttttagctcgaagaatttgtttttaaatattaaagtcaCCACGTATGtttaataagaattaaatatataaataattatattcttcattttttttcaagttttatattgtggcactctcttttttaattttgttttttttattataatttaaaactttattttatgaaattagatcacaaaaacattaaaaaaataagaataaaatacaaaaaaaataatatatgaaacaCCTTCGTAGTTCTTATGAATCGTGAAACCGACCATAGCTCTTGTATGGTGTATTTGATAATACATTGGaagatgtttttataaaaatattttttaatttttaatattgtcatataaaaaacttttaaaaaacataagaaaaaataaataaatttgaatcacACTATCAAACACTTTAACCAGTGCCACACAAGCAAGTACGAAAGACTCGCACGCACGTGTGCGTGCATATCGTATCTAGCTTAAATCTCTCGAGCACCAGTCACAAAACCAGTTTTCATTTTCACTTTCAAAACCCTCTTTTAACCATGGATAATCCGACCGAATCCGAACTCTCTAACCCAGCTTCACCTTCTCCAGCTCCTCCGGCTCTggctccacctccacctccttGTACCACTCCTGATTTGGCTCCACATCCAGTTACATCTCAAGTAATAGCTCCAAATCAGGCGCCAGTTCCTGACCCGACCCCAAACCCGGCGCCAGTTCATGAACCGACCCCAAACCCAGCGCCAGTTCCTGACCCGACGCCAAATCCAGCTCCAGCTCCTTATTCCACTCTATCTCCGGCTCCGGCTGCCTCTACCACTACCCTTACATCTCGGGTTTCTGAAAATATCTCTTTCTCCAAGAAATTAGTGAAAAAAGGTGACTTTTTATAGGTTTGCATTTTGTTGAAAGTCTGGTTTTTGAGTGTTTACTTTTTTTGGGACTTTTTTAATGGGTTTCTGACTGGGTTAgtttctgatatatatatatgtatatatatatatatatatatatatatatatatttgtgggGAATACAAAGTTTGTATCTTGAACGTTTCTGGGATTTTTCTTCCATATTCTTACGAaacaaacagaaagaaaaagagagttgAATAAACTTTCTTTTTGGTGCATGTCTTGGTTATTTAATTGCATTTCTTTAATGTGTTTTGAGTTTGgttcaattttaaaaagtactcatttttttctcctatctaaaaaaagaggaatcacttttttttttgttgttta encodes:
- the LOC133670885 gene encoding pentatricopeptide repeat-containing protein At5g39710-like isoform X2 encodes the protein MASNSKKRQLNNDLNQGLIRKHRHHHSPSSSSISKKPSFQSYLETPNLPPTIKLLCEIIANTPSHNVESVLDATVIRVKQTDVEQVLKLSYSSPGSAVKFFRWAGLQLNDKHSPYSWNLVVDLLEGWEKEMNVASARTTFADMVSMVGWDPRNVPAYDTFLSTLLMGYDGLREAMKHFDTMKDRGCFPGVKFFRLALEECLKCNDVRAAMLIWETLVARVGFRPDIQLYNLMIAIHCYDNQTDIANKFLDEMIYNGVFPDSQTYNVLFQYLIKYKKLKEASFVLNEMIKNEFFPNKANCNAAIKAYMDSKEPYMAIKVWKCMMENYGESDLEEAGNMLVVELRYHHMVPEAVKYAEVMIEKGIKLTSSSLSKLKQMLTEEKKPILYEELLRKWKAHRVD
- the LOC133670885 gene encoding pentatricopeptide repeat-containing protein At1g77360, mitochondrial-like isoform X1 → MASNSKKRQLNNDLNQGLIRKHRHHHSPSSSSISKKPSFQSYLETPNLPPTIKLLCEIIANTPSHNVESVLDATVIRVKQTDVEQVLKLSYSSPGSAVKFFRWAGLQLNDKHSPYSWNLVVDLLGKNSMFDAMWGAIKSMKRENLVSLATFASVFSSYVIVDRVKEAIMTFEVMDQYGCTRNVVALNSLLSAICREGRTFDAVEFLHVAKNRILPDADSYAILLEGWEKEMNVASARTTFADMVSMVGWDPRNVPAYDTFLSTLLMGYDGLREAMKHFDTMKDRGCFPGVKFFRLALEECLKCNDVRAAMLIWETLVARVGFRPDIQLYNLMIAIHCYDNQTDIANKFLDEMIYNGVFPDSQTYNVLFQYLIKYKKLKEASFVLNEMIKNEFFPNKANCNAAIKAYMDSKEPYMAIKVWKCMMENYGESDLEEAGNMLVVELRYHHMVPEAVKYAEVMIEKGIKLTSSSLSKLKQMLTEEKKPILYEELLRKWKAHRVD